ATCCAGGGCAACTTCGCCCTGGAGTCGGCGCTGGACGAGCTGGCCGGCGAGCTGGGGCTGGACCCGATCATCCTGAGAGAGAAGAACATGATCGCCGAGGGGGAGACATCGCCCATCTTCGCCATCATGGGCGAGGGCACCGAGGGCGTGGAGATGATCGTCGAGAGCTGCAAGCTGCCCGAGTGCATCCGCCGCGGCAAGGAGCTGATCGGCTGGGACGCCAAGGGACCGCGGTGCGAGGTGGCGCCCGGCGTGTTCCGCGGCCTGGGCATGGCCCTGGCGATGCAGGGCTCGGGCATCCCGACCATCGACATGGCGGCCGCGACGCTCAAGCTCAACGACTTCGGCTCGTTCAACCTGCTGATCGGGGCGACGGACCTCGGCACCGGCAGCGACACGATCCTGGCGCAGATCGCGGCCGAGACCCTCGGCGTGCCGACCGGCGACATCATCGTCTACGCCTCGGACACCGACCGCACGCCCTTCGACACCGGCGCCTACGCCTCGAGCACGACCTACGTCTCGGGCCACGCCGTGCGGACCGCGGCGCTGGAGATGCGGCGGGAGATCCTGGTCGAGGGGGCGCGGTCGCTGGGGTGCGAACCGGCGCTGGCGACGTTCGACGGGCACGAGGTGCGCGGGCCGGACGGCGCGATCACGCTGCGGGACCTGTCGGCGAAGCTGCTCTACAACGAGCACCAGAAGCAGCTGATGACCACCGGCAGCCACCTCTGCGAGAAATCGCCGCCGCCGTACATGGCCGCCTTCGCCGAGGTCGAGGTGGACGCGGCCACCGGCGAGGTCACGCTCGTGGACTACGTGGCGATCGTCGACTGCGGCCAGGCCATCAACCCGAACCTGGCGCTGGTGCAGGTCGAGGGCGGGCTGGCGCAGGGCATCGGCATGGCGCTGTGGGAGGAGGTCGTGTACGGGCCGCAGGGCCACCTGCGGACGCGCGACCTGATGAGCTACAAGATCCCCGGGCGTGAGGACATCCCGTCGATCCGCGCGGAGCTGGTGGAGAGCCACGAGCCGAGCGGGCCCTACGGGGCCAAGAGCGTCGGGGAGATCGGGATCGACACGCCGCCGGCGGCGATCGCCAACGCGGTGGCGGCGGCGGTGGGGGCGCGGGTGCGGGATCTGCCGGTCACGCCGGAGAAGGTGCTCAACGCGCTTCCCGGCTAGCCCGCGGGCGCGGCGTCTCGCCGCCGGCCGTCAATCGGCGGCCAGCGCCGGCTTGGGCGCGCGGTCGGCGCGAAACAGCCCCCAGTGCTTCTCGACCTCGTGTGGGTCGTCGCTGCCCTTCCAGTTCTCGTCGAAGGCCTCGAACCAGAACGAAGCCAGGCGCGCGACCGCGACCCAGGCGCGGTAGCGGCGGTAGAACTCGGTCTGGCTCGCCTCGTCGGTGCGGCCCGCGATCAGCCGCCCCTGGTTCCCCTCGGTCCCGCGGTCGGTCGCCCAGCCGACCTCGCCCAGCGCCAGCGTCGCGCCCGGGTGCGCGGCGCGCACCTCGGCCAGGCGGGCGTCGAGCCACGGCAGCGCCTCGTCCAGAGAGCGGCCGTTCCACAGCGGATGCGCGTGCAGGGTGACGAAGTCGAGCTCCCGGGCCACCTCGCGGCTGGCGGGCTCGCGCCAGTAGGCGAAATCGTCGGCGGTGCTGACCGGGACCGTCACGGCCGCGCGCACCTGGCGGATCCTGGCGATCAGCGTCGCCGGGGAGCAACGGTTCCCCGACCAGGACACCTGGGTCTCGTTGCCCACGCACACGGCGATGACCACGTCGGGGTAGGCGTTGGCCAGCCGGATCGCGGCCGCGCATTCCCGCTCGTTGGCGTCGGACTTCTCGGCGTCAGGCGCGCCTTGATCGCCGTCTCCCCGTTCGGGCTCGATCCACGCGCCCAGCATGACCTTCATGCCCAGGGAATCGGCGCGGATCGTCGCGAGGACCGTCTCGGCGGTCTCCGCCGCGCCGTAGGTCCGCAGCAGGCGCCACCGCGGCCGCATCAGATGCAGGTCCTCGCGGATCTGGTCGGCCGCGGGGCCGGGCCCGCCAGGTCTCTGTCCGTCGCGGTGCGGTCCGTAACAGATCGCCTCGCCGATCCAGGCGTCGTCGTCGCAGGGCTGGAAGGGGCGGATGTCCACAGCAGCCTCCCGTAGCGGGGTGGTGTCGAGCGGCGCAGCCATCCCGCCGGCAGCCGGTCCGGCGAGGAAGAGCGCCGCTGTGGCGGCGGGGATCACCTGGAACCACATGATAGCACCTCCGCGGGGAGCGCGATGGCGACGAGGCCGACGATGGGATGGGCGTCCAACGGGCGCGTGCGTTCGTTGTCGTCCGGAGTCGGCAAAGCGCCGAGCAGGCCCATCAGCGCCGGATTCAACCCCAGGCCGACCTTTGCGCGCTGGAACCGCGGACGCCCTGCATTCTTTGTACGAAACCCGAACAAAGTACCAGAAACCGGCATGCCGGCCAACAAGTTCCTGGATTCAGCATCTTGAAATTAATTTAACAATTCATCTCATTATTTATGATACCTGCTAAAAATTAACAATTTCTCACTATTTTTAATCCCCTGAAAATCTACTTGATTCGGTCACCGAACATAGTTTATAATCTTCCCAGTGGAGGTGCCTTGATACTGTGATGGCAAGATCGTTGAGAACCGCACAGGGCGGCGACCAGGTATCCGGGTATTCCGCGAAACCCCAGGGACAGCGCACTTCAAATCAAGGAGTCGTCATGATGAGGACAAATGGTAACGTCGCTCTTCGCGCACTGTTGATCGTGCTCGCGCTCGCTTCGTTCGGCGCGGCCGTCGCCCAGGCCCAGACCGACGTCACGGTCGATCCGGCGGCGATCAGCTTCGGGTACATGAACGTGTTCGATCTGGGCGGCGCCTTCCAGTGGGGCAGCGGCTGGGGAATCGGCGATCTGACGGCCGTCTACAGCGGCTCCATCCTGACCCTGGGGCCGAACACGATCGGCGATCCGAACGAGTACTGGTACCAGTGCGTCGGCGGGGTCACGCCGCCGAACTGCGGCGGTCCGGGCGCGCCGGGCAACAAGATCATGGAAGCCAACCTCTACGCCCAGGTCGATGGTGCCCTCGCGGGCCAGACCGTGACGTTCTCCGGCGAGGTCCTGTCCAACACCTTGACCAGCGCCCACACGGTCTTAGCCTTCATCAAGGACTTCGCCCCCGACTTCTCGTCGTTCGTGCAGACCACGGTGGTCCTGTCCGCGTCCGGACCGTTCAGCGTGACGCAGACCGCCATCAACGATCCGGCCCGCCACGTGCAGTGGGGCTTCCAGACCACCGGCGTCAACGTCTGGGTCACCGACCTGGCTCCCTTCGGAACGATGGTCGTCGGTCCGGAAGGGACGGTCTCCTCGGAGACCATGAGCTGGGGCACGATCAAGGCGCTCTACTAGGAACTTTCGCCTGCGTCGCGCCGATGCGCGCGATGAAGAGGGGGTCCGGCTCCGCCGGACCCCCTTCATTGTCCCACCCGGGGTGCTTTTACCTGACCAGGGACAGGCGCCCGGTCTCGATGAAGTCGTCGCCCCGCAGCCGAACCAGGTAGACTCCCGATGGCAGCGCCGATCCCCCGCCGTCGCATCCGTCCCACTCGACGGCATGAGTTCCGGCTGGGAATCCTCTGCGGACCAGCGTCCGCACGCGCCGGCCCGCCAGGTCGAAGATCTCGAGTTCGACCCGGCCCGCACGGTCGAGCTCGAAGCGCAGCGTCGTGGAGGGGTTGAATGGGTTCGGTGCGGAGGGCCGCAGGCAGCCTGCGGCAGTCATGGGCGGGCCGGGGCGGCGGTCGTCGGGGACGGCGGTCGCACCTTCCGGTACGAAGCGGAAGTCGCTGATCACAACCTCCTGGTTCGTCGCCGGCGTGCCCGAGAGCTTCCAGAGGTTCAGGTGTGTCCGCGGCTGCTCGGGACGCGGGATGTGCGGGCCGGTGTAGGTCCAGGCGTGGATCAGGTTCCCGGCCGATTCGTCCTGCGGTCCGCCGCGCCAGACGCGAAATTCGACGCGGTCGGGCAGCCAGCGCATCGCGTGGCTGGTGACCTCGCCGACGGAGAACGTGGCGTCGAAGCGGTCCAGGTTGCCGCTCCAGTCCCAGGGCTGGGCCACGAATTGCCCGATACCCTGCGAGGGGACGCCCCAGCGGCTGTATTCGATGTCGATCTCGTTGAACGCGTTCCACCAGAGGTAGCCCTCGTCCCAGCAGGGGCCGTACTCCCACAGGAACAGACCGAGCACGACCTGGGGATCGAGCAGGTCGAGCCGGCCGACCGTCGTCACCACGTAGTCGCCGTAGCCGAGAGCCGCCTCGGCGGCGACCTCGGTGCAGTACCAGTTGCTGCCGACCCTCTGCGCCGTCAGGTGCAGAGCCCCGGCCGCATCGACCCAGACGCTCGCCTGGGAGTCGCTGAAGAGGTTGCCGCCGGGGCTGTAGTAGCCCGGGCCCTTGACGCGCCAGAGGCGGCCGGCGAAATCCAGGGTCCTGCCTCCGGGGAAGTCGTTCCACTGCACGTCGTCGATCGTCGGCGCGGCGGTGGAATAGAGCGTGACCTGGTCGTAGTAGACGTCGGGCGAGGGATCGGACGGGCTCTGCAGCACGCCGAGCAGCAAGCGGGCCGTGGCGGAGCCCGCCGGCGCCGGCCCAGCCGTCAGCGAGAAGGGGAGGTACGCGTCGGTCGCACCGCCCGCGGCGGCGACGGTGTTGGCGTCGTAGTCGATCAGGTTGCCGGCGCCGTCGCGCCATTCCACGTTGACCAGGGCGAGGCACGCTCCGGCCAGGGGCCTTGACGACGGGACCAGCACGTTGCCGGTCACTTCGAACGACTCGCCCGCGGCGCAGGTGTGCGCCTGCCAGAAGCCGGACATGTCCCAGCCGCCCGCGTTGGGCCCCCTCACGCGCGCGGCCTTGTGGCCGTGGCTGGCGATCGTCGAGAGCCCGACCGAACCGAACTGGTTCCAGCCGCCGAAGACGACGCCGCCAGAGCCGGCGACCTCGAAGCTGGGGTTGGCCAGGATGCACTGGGCAGGCGCGGAGCCGGCGAGCGCCGCCACCATGAGCAGGGCGAGGAGCGGGGCGCGGGCGGGCGCCGGCAGCGACAGCTTGGGCTGCATGGTCGGCTCCTGGTGCGGGTCAGGTCGCGCCGGACCGCTGGTCGATGCCGCGGGCATCAAGCCGGGTGTGGCACGCTGACACCGACCTCGATGAGCTCGATCCGGCCGCTGCGGGCGAACAGCTCGGCGCTCGTGGCCGGAGACAAACTGTCGCCGTCGTCCCGGGTCGACGAGCCGTCGGCGTACGCGACGCGCAGACGCGACGGCCCGTCGTTCCGGGTGTACACGATCGGCACTTGGCAGTAGGTGAACGCCAGCTGGCCGGCCGACAGGGCGATGGTCCGTTCGCGCCCCTCCACATCGTAATACCGGAAGGCGGCAGGCTGCGCGAGGAACTCGTCGTCCCGCAGCAGGCGTGGTCGGAAGCGCGCCGCGCCGCCGGACACGCTCACGCCCAGCTCGCCGAACCTGGCCAGGATCTCCTCCTTCACCTGACCGGTCATTCCCGGCTGCTTGGCGCCGCCGTGGGCCGGGGTGTGCGAATAGGGATCGGTCGGGAAGGCGCCGAACTCCGCGACGCTCTTCTCGGGGCCGAGGCCGGCGCGGATGCGGAAGTAGGCCGCGGCCAGGCCGTCGCGGATCGCGGCCGGCGAGTTCTCGCGCTCGGCGCGCCGGGCGGCCACCTGGGTCGCCAGCAGGAGCTTCGCGACCATGTGCCAGTAGATGCAGCCCAACCCCTCGTAACCGTACATCACGCCGGAGCGTCCGGTGTAGGAGCGGTGACGGAACACGTGTTCGTACAGCTCGAGCACGGCCCCGCGGTCGCGGGCGACGGCCCCGGCCCGGTCGGGGCGCTCGGCCAGCGTGTCGAGCGCCGCTTCGAGGTCGCGTTCGTTGTGCAGGCCGGCGGCGAAGCGGATGGCGCCGTCGGCGTCGCGGGCGACCAGGGCGTCGTCGCCGGCGGCGAGCGACTCCCGCAGCAGCGGCACCGCCTCGGCGAGGTCGCACGGCACGAGGTTGCGCGCCAGGAATCCCGGCAGCTCGCGTTCCGGATACAGCAGGAAGCTGCGGCGGTCCGGGCGGTAGAGGTCGCTGGCGAACAGCTGCTCGACCACCGCGAGCGATGCGGCCGGGTCCAGCGCGCCCGAATCGAGCGCGGCGACCTGCCCCTCGAGCATCACCGGCAGGCGGCCCACCTCGACCCGGGAGCCGTCGGGGGAGAAGTGCAGCAGGTTGTAGCCGTGGAACAGGCCGTCGTCGCGTCGGTTGGCCGCGATGCTGCGTTCCGTCCAGGCCAGGGCGGTACGGCACAGGCGGGCGGCGCGCGCCGGCGCGAGGCCGACGTCGCCGTTCAGCCCGCCCGCATACGCCGCCCGGCGGTAGTCGTCGAAGGCGCCGCCGAGACGGTCCAGCAGCCGCTTGCGGTCGCGCGGGTCGAGCGGACCCGCGCCGGGCGGGAGCGCTTCCTCCTCCAGGACCTGCGCGATGCCGTCGAACCAGGCGGCGATCTCGGCCGCGACGGGCAGCTCGGCCTCGCCGGCCGCCGTGAAGCGTTCGGCGAGGAAAGCCAGGTAGCGTCTCAGATGGCAGAGCGTGACCACCGAGACGCCGCCGCCGGCCAGCGCGTTGTTCGCGTCGTTCCACTCCGGGCGCTGCGTGTTCATCCAGATGCCGGCGTCGGGAACCA
The window above is part of the bacterium genome. Proteins encoded here:
- a CDS encoding molybdopterin-dependent oxidoreductase; the encoded protein is MKEVGRSLPKIDALGLVRGTPAYTDDLAPRGSLCVVAVRSPHAHARILAIDATAALAMPGVLAVFTWKDVPRVAVTRAGQGHPEPSPRDRFILDEYVRHVGDEAAIVAAETEEQAREAARAVRVEYEVLPPVLDFETALDNPVVLHPEPEIHENFPIGFEPRRNVASAYSMHVGDVDAVVARSEVVLRRRYYTQAQQHVALEPHCASTWLDVHGRLNVMSSTQTPWHVRRIMARALEREVKEIRVVKPRIGGGFGGKQMLHGELYCALATLRTGRPAKMVYTRREVFEATNTRHPMRLDVTLGADRDGTLRAIDLEVLSDTGAYGEHALTVFMVAGAKTLPLYNKVEAVRFGGRTVYTSRVPGGAYRGYGAIQGNFALESALDELAGELGLDPIILREKNMIAEGETSPIFAIMGEGTEGVEMIVESCKLPECIRRGKELIGWDAKGPRCEVAPGVFRGLGMALAMQGSGIPTIDMAAATLKLNDFGSFNLLIGATDLGTGSDTILAQIAAETLGVPTGDIIVYASDTDRTPFDTGAYASSTTYVSGHAVRTAALEMRREILVEGARSLGCEPALATFDGHEVRGPDGAITLRDLSAKLLYNEHQKQLMTTGSHLCEKSPPPYMAAFAEVEVDAATGEVTLVDYVAIVDCGQAINPNLALVQVEGGLAQGIGMALWEEVVYGPQGHLRTRDLMSYKIPGREDIPSIRAELVESHEPSGPYGAKSVGEIGIDTPPAAIANAVAAAVGARVRDLPVTPEKVLNALPG
- a CDS encoding FlgD immunoglobulin-like domain containing protein translates to MQPKLSLPAPARAPLLALLMVAALAGSAPAQCILANPSFEVAGSGGVVFGGWNQFGSVGLSTIASHGHKAARVRGPNAGGWDMSGFWQAHTCAAGESFEVTGNVLVPSSRPLAGACLALVNVEWRDGAGNLIDYDANTVAAAGGATDAYLPFSLTAGPAPAGSATARLLLGVLQSPSDPSPDVYYDQVTLYSTAAPTIDDVQWNDFPGGRTLDFAGRLWRVKGPGYYSPGGNLFSDSQASVWVDAAGALHLTAQRVGSNWYCTEVAAEAALGYGDYVVTTVGRLDLLDPQVVLGLFLWEYGPCWDEGYLWWNAFNEIDIEYSRWGVPSQGIGQFVAQPWDWSGNLDRFDATFSVGEVTSHAMRWLPDRVEFRVWRGGPQDESAGNLIHAWTYTGPHIPRPEQPRTHLNLWKLSGTPATNQEVVISDFRFVPEGATAVPDDRRPGPPMTAAGCLRPSAPNPFNPSTTLRFELDRAGRVELEIFDLAGRRVRTLVRRGFPAGTHAVEWDGCDGGGSALPSGVYLVRLRGDDFIETGRLSLVR